A stretch of Cynocephalus volans isolate mCynVol1 chromosome 9, mCynVol1.pri, whole genome shotgun sequence DNA encodes these proteins:
- the LOC134385832 gene encoding tripartite motif-containing protein 75-like: protein MAVMAALSTVLSGLEAEAKCPICLDYQRDPVTIECGHNFCHSCIKQSWENLQDSFPCPVCRHQCQEGTFRSNTQLGRMIDIARLLHITRSKRKRKEEMSLCEKHNQVLTLFCEEDLEVLCPLCTQPPDHQGHHVRPVEEAASHHRKRLRSYIEPLKEQVADVQKLLAAQDRELLELREKVENQAQKLSCEFEHLTQFLEHNQRAVFSRLAEEEKDIQQKLSANRAAFSDHIATVKGLLTEVAEKSVMSEVELLRDIRSILGRCEGLKPPALYSFQLKREACCLPPQNVALRKIIQRFREEVTLDPETAHPNLLVSEDKKCVTFVKKKQRVHQNPRRFTVSPVVLGSEGFDSGRHYWEVQVDDKPKWTVGVCKDSLSRKGKRPPSGQNRRWTVQLRNGDYVAQGAVPVTLLLMEKPRGIGVYLDYELGEISFYNLNDRSHIHSFTDTFSEVLKPYFRVGRDSKPLTICAVTGCEG, encoded by the coding sequence ATGGCAGTGATGGCAGCCCTGTCGACAGTGCTGTCAGGACTTGAGGCAGAGGCCAAGTGCCCCATCTGTCTGGATTACCAGAGAGATCCTGTCACCATCGAATGTGGGCACAACTTCTGTCACTCCTGCATCAAACAGTCCTGGGAGAATCTACAGGACAGTTTCCCTTGCCCTGTCTGTCGTCACCAATGCCAAGAGGGGACCTTCAGGAGCAACACCCAGCTGGGAAGGATGATTGACATTGCCAGGCTACTCCACATCACCCGgagcaagaggaagaggaaggaagagatgtCCTTGTGCGAGAAGCACAACCAGGTCCTGACCCTTTTCTGTGAGGAGGACCTAGAGGTGTTGTGTCCCCTGTGCACTCAGCCCCCTGACCACCAGGGCCACCACGTGAGACCCGTAGAGGAGGCCGCCTCTCATCACAGGAAAAGGCTCCGCAGCTACATCGAGCCCCTGAAGGAGCAAGTGGCGGACGTTCAGAAGCTACTGGCCGCCCAAGACAGAGAACTATTAGAACTGAGAGAGAAGGTggaaaaccaggcacagaaattgTCCTGTGAATTTGAGCACCTGACTCAGTTTCTAGAACATAATCAACGGGCAGTTTTCTCAAGGTTAgctgaggaagagaaggacatTCAACAGAAACTCAGTGCAAACAGAGCAGCATTTTCAGACCACATTGCCACTGTCAAAGGTCTGCTAACGGAGGTGGCCGAGAAGAGTGTGATGTCGGAAGTGGAGCTGCTGAGGGACATCAGGAGCATCCTGGGCAGGTGTGAAGGCCTGAAACCTCCCGCGCTCTATTCCTTCCAGTTAAAGAGAGAAGCGTGCTGTCTGCCTCCACAGAATGTGGCTCTTCGAAAGATTATACAGAGGTTTAGAGAAGAGGTGACTCTAGATCCCGAGACAGCACACCCTAATCTGCTTGTCTCCGAGGATAAGAAATGTGTGACATTcgtgaagaaaaagcaaagagttCATCAGAATCCGAGGAGATTTACAGTGTCTCCAGTCGTCCTGGGTTCTGAGGGATTCGATTCCGGCCGGCATTACTGGGAGGTCCAAGTGGATGACAAGCCTAAATGGACCGTGGGGGTCTGTAAAGACTCCCTTTCCAGGAAGGGAAAGCGGCCCCCATCGGGACAGAACAGACGCTGGACGGTTCAGCTGCGGAATGGTGACTATGTGGCTCAAGGTGCGGTTCCAGTCACTCTGCTGCTGATGGAAAAGCCCAGAGGGATTGGTGTTTATCTGGACTATGAGCTGGGCGAGATTTCCTTCTACAATTTGAACGACAGGTCTCACATCCATTCTTTCACCGACACATTTTCTGAAGTTCTGAAGCCTTATTTCCGTGTGGGACGTGATTCAAAACCTCTTACCATCTGTGCAGTAACAGGCTGTGAAGGATGA